A window from Streptomyces europaeiscabiei encodes these proteins:
- a CDS encoding LuxR C-terminal-related transcriptional regulator, translating into MSAPVQVGPSPSGGGPVPSLTDHEVRVLEFVALGHTHEQIASQLVMTPKGVTPTVNRAVKKLGARNAPHAVFLACGAGILQPGRRHGDHAGFAAHRYRGEEPCDACWEGERAYRRERRAARKANAE; encoded by the coding sequence GTGAGTGCCCCGGTTCAGGTGGGCCCGTCGCCTTCGGGCGGCGGGCCCGTCCCGTCTCTGACGGACCACGAGGTTCGCGTCCTGGAGTTCGTGGCTCTGGGCCACACGCACGAGCAGATCGCCAGTCAGCTGGTCATGACGCCGAAGGGCGTAACCCCGACGGTGAATCGTGCGGTGAAGAAGCTGGGTGCCAGGAACGCCCCCCACGCTGTCTTCCTGGCGTGCGGGGCCGGAATCCTCCAGCCGGGTCGGCGCCACGGCGACCATGCCGGGTTCGCTGCGCACCGGTACCGCGGCGAGGAGCCGTGTGACGCGTGCTGGGAAGGCGAGCGCGCCTACCGGCGGGAGCGTCGAGCAGCCCGGAAAGCCAACGCAGAGTAA
- a CDS encoding phiSA1p31-related protein, with protein MTGLFEFAAFPDPNLLHPSALECSCQPADDQYLMEIDCGAVSLVHKACGKTPGSWLDDAFHMARVPVTLHWHPEVTTRDNNDDPYGIVEINDLAVVHDNVPYLVNRHYGDCDGSVWLVTEERDAHGNPLLYLHPEGAGVGVALSEIVADFGPLTLITPAKENPIP; from the coding sequence GTGACCGGCCTCTTCGAGTTCGCCGCGTTCCCGGATCCCAATCTGCTTCATCCCAGCGCCCTGGAGTGCTCCTGCCAGCCTGCGGACGACCAGTACCTGATGGAGATCGACTGCGGGGCGGTGTCCCTGGTCCACAAGGCGTGCGGGAAGACCCCTGGCTCGTGGCTGGACGACGCGTTCCACATGGCGCGCGTCCCGGTCACCCTGCACTGGCATCCGGAGGTCACCACCCGCGACAACAACGACGACCCGTACGGCATCGTCGAGATCAACGACCTGGCTGTGGTCCACGACAACGTGCCCTACCTCGTCAACCGCCACTACGGGGACTGTGACGGCTCCGTGTGGCTGGTCACCGAAGAACGCGACGCGCACGGGAATCCGTTGCTCTACCTGCATCCCGAAGGCGCCGGCGTCGGCGTGGCCTTGTCGGAGATCGTGGCCGACTTCGGCCCGCTCACCCTCATCACCCCTGCGAAGGAGAACCCCATCCCATGA
- a CDS encoding 3'-5' exonuclease family protein yields the protein MSIRNVYLDCEFLPADSATSGLVSIGLTDDQGTEFYAVNGDFDMKAFKKIPFMMDNVWPSLPKPHGDRRFHGKWPRLDLTHPSVKRVGQIAEGVAAYFAATDAEVTQLWAWYGAQDMCRLHSLWDNDWSVMPEQIPRWFNELETLRWQAGGPEMPEQPGGLHNALADARHNRVMHQFLAGLGSAQ from the coding sequence ATGAGCATCCGCAACGTGTACCTCGACTGCGAGTTCCTCCCCGCCGACTCCGCCACCTCCGGCCTCGTCTCCATCGGACTCACCGACGACCAGGGCACCGAGTTCTACGCCGTGAACGGCGACTTCGACATGAAGGCGTTCAAGAAGATCCCCTTCATGATGGACAACGTGTGGCCGTCTCTGCCGAAGCCGCACGGCGACCGGCGCTTCCACGGGAAGTGGCCGCGCCTGGACCTGACGCATCCATCCGTGAAGCGGGTCGGCCAGATTGCTGAGGGAGTTGCCGCCTACTTCGCCGCAACCGACGCCGAAGTCACGCAGCTGTGGGCCTGGTACGGGGCACAGGACATGTGCCGCCTGCACTCCCTGTGGGACAACGACTGGTCGGTGATGCCGGAGCAGATCCCGCGGTGGTTCAACGAGCTGGAGACGCTGCGCTGGCAGGCCGGGGGCCCGGAGATGCCCGAGCAGCCGGGAGGCCTTCACAACGCGCTCGCGGACGCCCGTCACAACCGGGTCATGCACCAGTTCCTCGCCGGGCTGGGCAGCGCTCAGTGA